The Ancylobacter sp. WKF20 genome contains a region encoding:
- a CDS encoding extracellular solute-binding protein — protein sequence MKRRYGCFAAALAASMVLLAPLAPAHAQDSFYAEAAKPYKGVTIRVLDEITPLQETLSKIIPDFEKETGIKVEWELLNHFEVINKGQADMLSGRGYYDAIMLHGFQLGPMISAGVIRPLNDFVANPKLSNPNLATSDFIQNPFKTAAFVGDKQYSFINWNYNQVYWARADLLNNPEEQAAFKAKYGYDLAPATTIEQMRDIAQFFTRKKGEKLAGKTLESDFYGIVLEGIKGGSTFPTLWNNFVKNYGGNLIDASGKPNFDSPETVAALKMWHELWTYAPPGIAEYSLVDVPTVMGNGIAAQSIAWSDFVLGIDKKGVSPYAGQFVYGPIPIKAGSTERFAEAEPSVTVISAASKNPEPTFIFLQWLADRKQQDKLIALGEGGVPIRESSWALPAITGAANKTLYAAMKSTLDVAAAKPKMPKFYEIYDVMSGIAQEVGLGKLTPEAGAKKGQAELLKLCTKCLL from the coding sequence ATGAAGAGACGATACGGGTGTTTCGCCGCCGCCTTGGCGGCCTCCATGGTGCTGCTGGCACCGCTGGCGCCGGCCCACGCGCAGGACAGTTTCTACGCCGAGGCGGCCAAGCCCTATAAGGGCGTGACCATCCGCGTGCTCGACGAGATCACGCCGCTGCAGGAGACGCTCTCCAAGATCATCCCGGACTTCGAGAAGGAGACCGGGATCAAGGTCGAGTGGGAGCTGCTCAACCATTTCGAGGTCATCAACAAGGGCCAGGCCGACATGCTGTCGGGCCGCGGCTACTATGACGCGATCATGCTGCACGGCTTCCAGCTCGGGCCGATGATCTCGGCCGGTGTGATCCGCCCGCTCAACGATTTCGTCGCCAACCCGAAGCTGTCGAATCCGAACCTCGCCACCTCGGACTTCATCCAGAACCCGTTCAAGACGGCGGCCTTCGTCGGCGACAAGCAGTATTCCTTCATCAACTGGAACTACAATCAGGTCTACTGGGCCCGCGCCGACCTCCTGAACAACCCGGAGGAACAGGCCGCGTTCAAGGCCAAGTATGGCTATGATCTCGCGCCCGCCACGACGATCGAGCAGATGCGCGACATCGCGCAGTTCTTCACCCGCAAGAAGGGCGAAAAGCTCGCCGGCAAGACGCTGGAGAGCGATTTCTACGGCATCGTGCTCGAAGGCATCAAGGGCGGCTCGACCTTCCCGACGCTGTGGAACAACTTCGTCAAGAACTATGGCGGCAACCTGATCGACGCCAGCGGCAAGCCGAACTTCGACTCGCCCGAAACCGTCGCCGCGCTGAAGATGTGGCACGAGCTGTGGACCTATGCCCCGCCCGGCATCGCCGAATATTCGCTGGTCGACGTGCCGACCGTGATGGGCAACGGCATCGCCGCGCAGTCCATCGCCTGGTCGGACTTCGTGCTCGGCATCGACAAGAAGGGCGTGTCGCCTTACGCGGGCCAGTTCGTCTATGGCCCGATCCCGATCAAGGCCGGCTCCACGGAGCGCTTCGCCGAGGCCGAGCCGTCGGTCACCGTCATCAGCGCCGCCTCGAAGAACCCCGAGCCGACCTTCATCTTCCTGCAGTGGCTGGCCGACCGGAAGCAGCAGGACAAGCTGATCGCGCTGGGTGAGGGCGGCGTGCCGATCCGCGAGAGCTCCTGGGCGCTCCCGGCCATCACCGGCGCGGCCAACAAGACGCTCTATGCGGCGATGAAGTCGACGCTCGACGTCGCGGCGGCCAAGCCGAAGATGCCGAAATTCTACGAGATCTATGACGTGATGAGCGGCATCGCGCAGGAAGTCGGCCTCGGCAAGCTCACCCCCGAGGCGGGCGCCAAGAAGGGCCAGGCCGAGCTGCTCAAGCTCTGCACCAAGTGCCTGCTGTGA
- a CDS encoding sugar ABC transporter permease — protein sequence MDMPIMASAGDTITATQAPAPLPRERSWYPYLLIAPSMLMLVVVSLVPFLYTIYLSFHAAKFGRVTDFIGVDNYAVLLTDPRFWNSIGIAATFVFIAVPIEFMLGLIGALVLNQNVRGRSILIPLLFMPAMMAPIVVGLLWKIMLAGSWGFLSYNVLERFDILPGTSVFASPDYALYALIFVDIWQWTPFMMLAFFAGLQALPLGPYRAAAVDGAGPLQMFAHITLPMMTPLLAVIGLLRFIDAFKVFDTIYILTGGGPGITTETPSILANKMTFEFWNIGEASALAVLVWIAFFAFCSVFYQIAKKRLNAF from the coding sequence ATGGACATGCCCATCATGGCGAGCGCCGGCGACACCATCACGGCCACGCAAGCGCCGGCACCGCTGCCGCGCGAGCGCAGCTGGTATCCCTATCTGCTGATCGCCCCGTCCATGCTGATGCTGGTCGTGGTCTCGCTGGTGCCGTTCCTCTACACGATCTATCTGAGCTTCCACGCCGCCAAGTTCGGCCGCGTCACCGACTTCATCGGCGTCGACAATTACGCCGTGCTGCTCACCGATCCGCGCTTCTGGAACTCCATCGGCATCGCCGCGACCTTCGTCTTCATCGCCGTGCCCATCGAGTTCATGCTCGGCCTCATCGGCGCGCTGGTGCTGAACCAGAATGTGCGCGGGCGCTCCATCCTCATCCCGCTTTTGTTCATGCCGGCGATGATGGCGCCGATCGTGGTCGGCCTGCTCTGGAAGATCATGCTCGCCGGCTCGTGGGGCTTCCTGTCCTACAACGTGCTGGAGCGGTTCGACATCCTGCCGGGCACCTCGGTCTTCGCCTCGCCCGACTACGCGCTCTACGCGCTGATCTTCGTCGATATCTGGCAGTGGACGCCCTTCATGATGCTGGCCTTCTTCGCCGGCCTTCAGGCGCTCCCCCTCGGCCCCTACCGCGCCGCGGCGGTGGACGGGGCGGGCCCGCTGCAGATGTTCGCCCACATCACCCTGCCGATGATGACGCCGCTGCTCGCGGTCATCGGCCTGCTGCGCTTCATCGACGCCTTCAAGGTGTTCGACACGATCTACATTCTCACCGGCGGCGGGCCGGGCATCACCACCGAGACGCCCTCAATCCTCGCCAACAAGATGACCTTCGAGTTCTGGAACATCGGCGAGGCCTCGGCGCTCGCCGTGCTGGTCTGGATCGCCTTCTTCGCCTTCTGCTCGGTCTTCTACCAGATCGCCAAGAAGCGCCTGAACGCCTTCTGA
- a CDS encoding carbohydrate ABC transporter permease, with product MAEATDRPEGSKGWFWTGVTVLYALIVLFPIFWMATMMVKPNDAMFARPTQWLFTPTLEHFSYVLDQGFHWYLLTSFALCSVSTALVVIIGTPAAYAFARFEMRGKDDLFLFILGSRMAPPVCLVIPFYLIFAKVGLLDTFTGLTLAYMTFNLSFYIWVLRSFCRDLPVELEEAAALEGWSRLQIFRRVVFPLLRNGIVATAVLCFIFAWNEFLFAFMLGGKAMQTLPVSIPKLITAQGVRWGEMAVVGMTALLPVLAVVFVLQRHIVRGLTLGAVKG from the coding sequence ATGGCCGAAGCCACCGATCGCCCCGAAGGCTCAAAAGGCTGGTTCTGGACCGGCGTGACCGTGCTCTACGCCCTCATCGTCCTGTTCCCCATCTTCTGGATGGCGACGATGATGGTGAAGCCGAACGATGCCATGTTCGCGCGCCCGACCCAGTGGCTGTTCACCCCGACGCTCGAGCATTTCAGCTATGTGCTCGACCAGGGCTTCCACTGGTATCTGCTGACATCCTTCGCGCTGTGCTCGGTCTCCACGGCGCTCGTCGTCATCATCGGCACGCCGGCGGCCTATGCCTTTGCCCGCTTCGAGATGCGCGGCAAGGACGATCTGTTCCTGTTCATCCTCGGTTCGCGCATGGCCCCGCCCGTGTGCCTGGTCATCCCGTTCTACCTGATCTTCGCCAAGGTCGGCCTGCTCGACACCTTCACCGGGCTGACGCTCGCCTACATGACCTTCAACCTGTCCTTCTACATCTGGGTGCTGCGCTCCTTCTGCCGCGACCTGCCGGTGGAACTGGAGGAGGCGGCGGCGCTGGAGGGCTGGTCGCGGCTGCAGATCTTCCGCCGCGTGGTGTTTCCGCTGCTGCGTAACGGCATCGTCGCGACCGCCGTGCTGTGCTTCATCTTCGCATGGAACGAGTTCCTGTTCGCCTTCATGCTCGGCGGCAAGGCGATGCAGACGCTGCCCGTCTCGATCCCGAAGCTCATCACCGCGCAGGGCGTGCGCTGGGGCGAGATGGCCGTGGTCGGCATGACCGCGCTGCTCCCCGTCCTCGCGGTGGTCTTCGTCTTGCAAAGGCACATCGTGCGCGGGCTGACGCTCGGCGCGGTCAAGGGGTGA
- a CDS encoding acetamidase/formamidase family protein produces the protein MADHYLPAQPGTVNWGQWDASLKPALTIKSGDTVVIDTLSGEPEDMPDPALGFTPVPGQAEVFAATFRGPGPHMLTGPIYVDGAEPGDVLEVRLKAIEFRADWGWNIQMPFWGTLPEDFPNLRRLHIPVDAARGVAVMPWGQELPLEPFFGNFGVAPAPEWGRLSSTEPRVFGGNMDNKELGVGSITYFPVFTEGALFSVGDGHGRQGDGEVCLTALETALTGTFEFHLRKDMKLTTPRAETPADWITMGFDPDLDDAAKQALRDMIALIREHSGLSAQDAYTLCSLCADLRVTQTVDLNKGIHCVLPKKYLPRSSGPTTPAG, from the coding sequence ATGGCGGATCATTATCTCCCGGCCCAGCCCGGCACGGTGAATTGGGGCCAGTGGGATGCGAGCCTCAAGCCCGCGCTCACCATCAAATCCGGCGACACGGTGGTCATCGACACGCTCTCTGGCGAGCCCGAGGACATGCCGGACCCGGCGCTCGGCTTCACCCCCGTGCCCGGCCAGGCGGAGGTCTTCGCCGCCACCTTCCGCGGCCCCGGCCCGCATATGCTGACCGGCCCGATCTATGTCGACGGCGCCGAGCCGGGCGACGTGCTCGAGGTGCGGCTGAAGGCCATCGAGTTCCGCGCCGACTGGGGCTGGAACATCCAGATGCCGTTCTGGGGCACGCTGCCGGAAGACTTCCCAAATCTGCGCCGTCTGCATATTCCCGTGGACGCCGCGCGCGGCGTCGCGGTGATGCCCTGGGGCCAGGAACTGCCGCTGGAACCGTTCTTCGGCAATTTCGGTGTCGCCCCCGCGCCCGAATGGGGCCGGCTCTCCTCCACCGAGCCGCGCGTCTTCGGCGGCAATATGGACAATAAGGAGCTCGGCGTCGGCTCCATCACCTATTTCCCGGTCTTCACCGAGGGCGCGCTGTTCTCGGTCGGCGACGGCCATGGCCGGCAGGGCGATGGCGAGGTGTGCCTCACCGCGCTCGAGACCGCGCTCACCGGCACCTTCGAGTTCCATCTGCGCAAGGACATGAAGCTCACGACGCCGCGCGCCGAGACGCCGGCCGACTGGATCACCATGGGCTTCGATCCCGATCTCGACGACGCCGCCAAACAGGCGCTGCGCGACATGATCGCGCTCATCCGCGAGCATTCCGGCCTCTCCGCGCAGGACGCCTACACGCTGTGCTCGCTCTGCGCCGATCTGCGGGTGACGCAGACGGTGGATCTCAACAAGGGCATCCACTGCGTGCTGCCGAAGAAGTACCTGCCCCGTTCGTCCGGTCCGACCACTCCAGCCGGGTGA
- a CDS encoding GMC family oxidoreductase, translating into MTAYSLDDDGVVVIIGSGAGGGTLANELAQRGIDVVLLEAGKHLTAEDFVNDEWGGYEMLSWLDKRTSSGTWRVAKDHPLTPSWSCQVVGGTTTHWSACCYRFIADELRAKTVYGDIPGTTLIDWPLTLDELNPYYDLAEAKMGVTRTNGLPALPANNNFKVMHAGATALGLNVSTGRHAINTIPYDGRPATIQDGFTITGDKTGSRWSTLNVEIPRGLATGKLELRAQSRAVFIEHDAAGKASAVLYVDAQGVTHRQKARAVVLAGNCVESSRLLLHSKSARFPDGLANGYGHVGRHYLRHLIQTVWSTFDKPVHMHRGEIMGGMIDDFVRHDPSRGYAGGFYIEMNSMGLPTTAAFMEPGWWGRDFASVIEQYANMAGIFMSGEDMPQADNRVTLTDELDAYGVPVANIHYDDHPNDLKMRSHGYKVLTSIHKAAGAKRSVEAPAYPASHNLGSNRMAGRAEDGVLDGHCRAWEVPNLFIADGSNFATGGACNPTLTIVALAIRQADFMARQMAAGEL; encoded by the coding sequence ATGACCGCCTATTCCCTCGACGACGATGGCGTCGTCGTCATCATCGGTTCGGGCGCCGGCGGCGGCACGCTCGCCAACGAGCTGGCCCAGCGCGGCATTGACGTGGTGCTGCTGGAAGCCGGCAAGCACCTGACCGCCGAGGATTTCGTCAATGACGAGTGGGGCGGCTACGAGATGCTGTCCTGGCTCGACAAGCGCACCTCGTCCGGCACCTGGCGCGTCGCCAAGGATCACCCGCTGACCCCCAGCTGGAGCTGTCAGGTGGTCGGCGGCACCACCACCCACTGGTCCGCCTGCTGCTACCGCTTCATCGCGGACGAGCTGCGCGCCAAGACCGTCTATGGCGACATTCCTGGCACCACGCTGATCGACTGGCCGCTCACGCTCGACGAGCTGAACCCCTATTACGACCTCGCCGAAGCCAAGATGGGCGTCACCCGCACCAATGGCCTGCCCGCCCTGCCGGCGAACAACAATTTCAAGGTGATGCATGCCGGCGCCACCGCGCTGGGGCTGAACGTCTCGACCGGCCGCCACGCCATCAACACCATCCCCTATGATGGACGCCCGGCGACCATCCAGGACGGTTTCACCATCACCGGCGACAAGACCGGCTCGCGCTGGTCGACGCTGAATGTCGAGATCCCCCGGGGTCTCGCCACCGGCAAGCTGGAACTGCGCGCCCAGTCCCGCGCCGTGTTCATCGAGCATGACGCGGCCGGCAAGGCGAGCGCGGTGCTCTATGTCGATGCTCAGGGCGTCACCCACCGGCAGAAGGCCCGCGCGGTGGTGCTCGCCGGCAATTGCGTGGAATCCTCGCGCCTGCTGCTTCATTCCAAGAGCGCGCGTTTCCCGGACGGGCTCGCCAATGGCTATGGCCATGTCGGCCGGCACTATCTGCGCCACCTGATCCAGACCGTGTGGTCGACCTTCGACAAGCCGGTCCACATGCATCGCGGGGAGATCATGGGCGGCATGATCGACGATTTCGTGCGCCACGACCCGTCGCGCGGCTATGCCGGCGGCTTCTATATCGAGATGAACTCGATGGGCCTGCCCACCACCGCCGCCTTCATGGAGCCGGGCTGGTGGGGCCGCGACTTCGCCTCGGTGATCGAGCAATACGCCAACATGGCCGGCATCTTCATGTCCGGCGAGGACATGCCGCAGGCCGACAACCGGGTGACGCTGACCGACGAGCTCGACGCCTATGGCGTGCCGGTCGCCAACATCCATTATGACGACCACCCGAACGATCTGAAGATGCGCAGCCATGGCTACAAGGTGCTGACCTCGATCCATAAGGCGGCGGGCGCCAAGCGGTCGGTCGAGGCACCGGCCTATCCGGCGAGCCACAATCTCGGCTCCAACCGCATGGCGGGCAGGGCCGAGGACGGCGTGCTCGACGGCCATTGCCGGGCCTGGGAGGTACCGAACCTGTTCATCGCCGACGGCTCCAACTTCGCCACCGGCGGCGCCTGCAACCCGACGCTGACCATTGTCGCGCTGGCCATAAGGCAGGCCGACTTCATGGCCCGGCAGATGGCCGCCGGCGAGCTGTGA
- a CDS encoding sigma-70 family RNA polymerase sigma factor, whose protein sequence is MTSTSSTAPQVQDEIVTAYLRHWRALLAMLRRRVGSQELAEDALQETWLRLSTLSPQTPPIADHRAFILRVAGNIAIDLARREKRHTGGVITDDMVLNAIADTCPSPETIIIDRDQLRFLVLALTKLAPKPRAALLFNRCDGLSHREIAGRLKVSESMVARYLAQALRHCRDFFRDER, encoded by the coding sequence ATGACCAGCACCAGCTCCACCGCCCCGCAGGTTCAGGACGAGATCGTGACCGCCTATCTCAGGCACTGGCGGGCACTGCTGGCCATGCTGCGCCGGCGCGTCGGCTCGCAGGAGCTGGCGGAGGATGCGCTGCAGGAGACCTGGCTGCGCCTCTCCACCCTGTCGCCGCAGACCCCGCCCATCGCCGACCACCGCGCCTTCATCCTGCGCGTCGCCGGCAACATCGCCATCGACCTCGCCCGCCGCGAGAAGCGTCACACCGGCGGCGTCATCACCGACGACATGGTGCTGAACGCCATTGCCGACACCTGCCCCTCGCCGGAAACCATCATCATCGACCGCGACCAGCTCCGCTTCCTCGTGCTGGCGCTCACGAAGCTTGCGCCCAAGCCCCGCGCGGCGCTGCTGTTCAACCGCTGCGACGGGCTGAGCCATCGCGAGATCGCCGGGCGGCTCAAGGTCTCCGAGAGCATGGTGGCGCGCTATCTCGCGCAGGCGCTGCGCCATTGCCGCGACTTCTTCCGCGACGAGCGATGA
- a CDS encoding FecR family protein, translating into MASSDHDRADIALSDEAIEWLVRLHSGRATEADRAAFIHWRQRGEAHEMAAREAEAIWHGLGIAGSAVRRRERQAGRTRVTRRLVIGGLGLGAAGLALERSGLIGARLFADHVTGVGERRTLTLADGSTVLMNACTALGVDLGKSERRLTLLEGQALFTVAPDAARPFIVAAAGGATRAVGTVFDVDLRPDDVVVTVLEGRVSVARDADAQAPTLAGADQQVSYSATRLSPARPVDARMATAWRRGKLIVNQRPLAEVVAEIERYRPGTILIANPALGELEVTGVFDLAGADAILDTIEQTLPVRITRLPLVTIIR; encoded by the coding sequence ATGGCCAGCAGCGACCACGACCGGGCGGACATCGCGCTCAGCGACGAGGCCATTGAATGGCTGGTTCGCCTGCATTCCGGCCGGGCGACCGAAGCCGACCGCGCGGCCTTCATCCACTGGCGCCAGCGCGGCGAGGCGCATGAGATGGCGGCGCGCGAGGCGGAGGCGATCTGGCACGGGCTCGGCATTGCCGGCAGCGCGGTGCGCCGGCGCGAGCGGCAGGCCGGGCGCACCCGCGTCACCCGCCGCCTGGTGATCGGCGGTCTCGGCCTCGGCGCGGCGGGCCTCGCGCTGGAGCGCTCCGGCCTCATTGGCGCGCGGCTGTTCGCCGACCATGTCACCGGCGTCGGCGAGCGCCGCACGCTGACTCTCGCCGATGGCTCGACCGTGCTGATGAACGCCTGCACCGCGCTCGGCGTCGATCTCGGGAAAAGCGAGCGGCGGCTCACCCTCCTGGAGGGGCAGGCGCTGTTCACCGTCGCGCCCGATGCCGCGCGTCCCTTCATCGTCGCGGCGGCGGGCGGTGCCACGCGGGCGGTGGGGACGGTGTTCGATGTGGACCTGCGTCCCGACGATGTCGTCGTCACCGTGCTGGAAGGGCGGGTTTCGGTGGCGCGCGATGCGGACGCGCAGGCGCCGACCCTCGCCGGGGCCGACCAGCAGGTGAGCTATTCGGCCACGCGCCTCTCGCCCGCCCGGCCGGTCGATGCGCGCATGGCGACCGCCTGGCGGCGCGGCAAGCTGATCGTCAACCAGCGCCCGCTGGCGGAAGTGGTGGCTGAGATCGAGCGTTACCGCCCCGGCACCATCCTCATCGCCAATCCCGCGCTGGGCGAGCTTGAGGTGACCGGCGTGTTCGACCTCGCCGGCGCCGACGCCATCCTCGACACGATCGAGCAGACATTGCCCGTGCGCATCACCCGCCTGCCGCTGGTGACCATCATCCGCTGA
- a CDS encoding TonB-dependent receptor: protein MQATTDATHHLSHAARQSRRRSRHARRVALLASVALSVMAAAPAARAQGTSPATATASRALSLDIRAQPLGAALTAFADQAGLRLLFPSSLVAGRTSAALIGRFTREEALARLLGGTGLSYAFTSPNTVRISAPVSSEATASDGTIELGTIDVNAGANPADRPYETPGSTNYISSAEIERFPPQTAGALFQGTPGVISGTGNNGASIDPNIRGLQGMNRVAVTIDGAQQSTSSYRGYSGVQSRTYVDPDLISGVSITKGPDGAVAGAIGGTIAMETLNVEDLLNPSENWALRLRTGVSSNSTAPVIGQATANYDGGSTEISNGSVAVATREENIDFVAAFVRRQTGNYTAGTQGALTTVDYLGETAPLSNYGYGQEVYNTSEDVTSGLLKVTMRPTDEQEFELGYLYYGNDFGEVSPSAITAGNGVTFQLPLSSVAVNQVTASYHYQPVDTDMVDLKVNAYASSIDETNMFAALDVVEPLRQQSQNVGISAQNTARFALAERPAALTFGGSYTYENARPDTAYDYTDLALWAVPANGEREVASVFTRLKWEMTDWLTAEAGLEYLTYTTAFNGTTSYNVPGEDFSAYSGSGFSPSARVTVAPFEGWQLYAQYQSGIRPLSVREVSQTRSDQVFNPDLEAEEASNWEVGTNLLRQDVFMAGDKARLKLAYFDNTTDNYVGRQFGGVGYMSLFNYDFVRFKGYELSGGYDMGRYFAEFGINYYTDFEACQQNGVCTDYTLSADYLTNQIPPRFTASFTAGARFFDERLTVGGRVTYMGERLAEVQSDGMYFTWVTKVWEPYTVIDAFAQFKINSNITLDVSVQNLTDAYYVDALNNTDMPAPGRTFMLSLTGKLGGEETLAPPRIALPENDIWTGFYVGGHAAYGRGSVTGETTFADGTTNAHALGESADQSFSGGMWGGQFGYTYRFDNNVVLGVEADISFSQMGASSQLGASETATLIAADMPESQTDYAFEWLATLRARAGYAAGRLMVYGTGGLAFLRESEQRSQYIVSTAGDRTNLAFGETDSETRTGFSLGAGAEYAISNRWTLKAEYLYAGFGVDDFLFGDARSGVLRSTTARVANGCIYVGTRCITRYVNVTTPGTSDTVSGRTVSNEADLQLVRIGLNYRF, encoded by the coding sequence ATGCAGGCCACCACCGACGCGACGCACCACCTCTCTCACGCGGCCCGCCAGAGCCGCCGCCGGAGCCGCCACGCGCGGCGCGTCGCGCTTCTCGCCTCGGTCGCCCTGAGTGTGATGGCCGCCGCCCCGGCCGCCCGCGCGCAGGGCACCTCGCCCGCGACCGCCACGGCGAGCCGCGCGCTCAGCCTCGATATTCGCGCCCAGCCGCTCGGCGCGGCGCTCACCGCCTTTGCCGATCAGGCGGGGCTGCGGCTGCTGTTTCCCTCCAGCCTCGTCGCCGGCCGCACCAGCGCGGCGCTGATCGGCCGCTTCACCCGCGAGGAGGCGCTGGCCCGCCTGCTCGGCGGCACCGGGCTCAGCTACGCCTTCACCAGCCCCAACACGGTGCGCATCAGCGCCCCCGTCTCGAGCGAGGCGACCGCGTCCGACGGCACGATCGAGCTGGGCACCATCGACGTGAATGCCGGCGCCAATCCGGCCGATCGTCCCTATGAGACCCCCGGCTCGACCAACTACATCTCCAGCGCCGAGATCGAGCGCTTCCCGCCGCAGACCGCCGGTGCCCTGTTTCAGGGCACCCCGGGCGTCATCTCCGGCACCGGCAATAACGGCGCCTCCATCGACCCGAACATTCGCGGTCTTCAGGGCATGAACCGCGTCGCCGTCACCATCGACGGCGCCCAGCAGTCCACCTCGAGCTATCGCGGCTATTCGGGCGTCCAAAGCCGGACCTATGTCGATCCCGATCTCATCAGCGGCGTGAGCATCACCAAGGGGCCGGACGGCGCCGTCGCCGGGGCGATCGGTGGCACCATCGCCATGGAGACGCTGAATGTGGAGGATCTGCTGAACCCGAGCGAGAACTGGGCCCTGCGGCTGCGCACCGGGGTCAGCAGCAACAGCACCGCGCCGGTCATCGGTCAGGCCACGGCCAATTATGACGGCGGCAGCACTGAGATCAGCAATGGCAGCGTCGCTGTTGCCACGCGCGAGGAGAATATCGACTTCGTCGCCGCCTTCGTCCGTCGCCAGACGGGAAACTACACCGCGGGCACGCAGGGGGCTCTAACCACCGTCGACTATCTCGGAGAGACCGCGCCACTATCCAATTATGGTTATGGGCAGGAGGTCTACAACACCTCGGAGGACGTCACCTCCGGTTTGCTCAAGGTTACGATGCGGCCCACGGATGAGCAGGAGTTCGAGCTAGGCTATCTTTATTACGGCAATGATTTCGGCGAAGTGTCGCCGTCCGCAATCACCGCGGGCAATGGCGTAACCTTCCAGCTGCCGCTCAGTTCGGTGGCGGTCAACCAGGTCACAGCGTCCTATCACTACCAGCCCGTCGACACCGACATGGTCGACCTGAAGGTCAATGCGTATGCCTCCAGCATCGACGAGACCAATATGTTCGCGGCGCTGGATGTGGTCGAGCCGCTCCGGCAGCAATCGCAGAATGTCGGCATCAGCGCGCAGAACACGGCGCGGTTCGCGCTGGCGGAAAGGCCGGCGGCGCTGACCTTCGGCGGCAGCTATACCTATGAGAATGCCCGGCCTGACACAGCCTATGACTATACCGATCTCGCGCTCTGGGCCGTGCCGGCCAATGGCGAGCGCGAGGTCGCGTCGGTGTTTACCCGCCTGAAATGGGAGATGACCGACTGGCTGACGGCCGAGGCTGGACTTGAATACTTGACCTATACAACCGCCTTCAACGGAACGACGAGCTACAACGTTCCCGGAGAAGATTTCTCGGCCTATTCCGGCAGTGGGTTCAGCCCAAGTGCCCGCGTGACGGTGGCGCCGTTCGAGGGGTGGCAGCTTTACGCCCAGTATCAGAGCGGCATTCGTCCCCTGAGCGTGCGCGAGGTCAGCCAGACCCGCAGCGATCAGGTCTTCAATCCCGATCTTGAGGCGGAAGAGGCGAGCAACTGGGAGGTCGGCACCAACCTGCTGCGTCAGGACGTCTTCATGGCCGGCGACAAGGCGCGGCTGAAGCTGGCCTATTTCGACAACACCACCGACAACTATGTCGGCCGGCAGTTCGGTGGCGTCGGCTATATGAGCCTGTTCAACTACGATTTCGTGCGCTTCAAGGGTTATGAGCTGTCCGGCGGCTACGACATGGGTCGCTACTTCGCCGAGTTCGGCATCAACTATTACACCGATTTCGAGGCATGCCAGCAGAACGGGGTCTGCACCGATTACACGCTCTCGGCCGACTACCTGACCAACCAGATTCCCCCGCGCTTCACCGCTTCCTTCACCGCCGGCGCCCGCTTCTTCGACGAGCGGCTGACGGTCGGCGGCCGCGTTACCTATATGGGCGAGCGCCTCGCCGAGGTGCAGTCGGACGGTATGTACTTCACCTGGGTGACCAAGGTGTGGGAGCCCTACACCGTCATCGACGCTTTCGCGCAGTTCAAGATCAACAGCAACATCACGCTCGATGTCAGCGTCCAGAACCTGACCGACGCCTATTACGTCGACGCGCTCAACAACACCGACATGCCGGCGCCTGGCCGCACCTTCATGCTGTCGCTCACCGGCAAGCTGGGCGGAGAGGAAACGCTGGCGCCGCCGCGGATCGCCCTGCCGGAAAACGACATCTGGACCGGCTTCTATGTCGGTGGTCATGCGGCCTATGGGCGTGGCTCGGTGACGGGCGAAACGACCTTCGCCGACGGCACGACCAACGCGCATGCGCTCGGCGAGTCCGCGGACCAGTCGTTCAGCGGCGGCATGTGGGGTGGCCAGTTCGGCTACACCTATCGGTTCGACAACAATGTTGTGCTGGGTGTCGAGGCCGACATCTCCTTCTCCCAGATGGGTGCGTCGAGCCAGTTGGGCGCTTCCGAGACCGCAACGCTGATCGCGGCGGACATGCCGGAGTCGCAGACCGATTACGCGTTTGAATGGCTGGCGACGCTGCGCGCCCGCGCGGGCTATGCGGCGGGCCGCCTTATGGTCTACGGGACCGGCGGTCTGGCCTTCCTGCGGGAGTCCGAGCAACGCTCGCAATACATCGTGTCGACCGCGGGCGATCGCACGAATCTGGCATTTGGCGAGACCGATTCCGAAACGCGAACCGGTTTCTCACTCGGTGCCGGCGCCGAATACGCCATCAGCAACCGCTGGACGCTGAAGGCTGAATATCTTTATGCCGGCTTCGGCGTGGACGACTTCCTGTTTGGCGACGCCCGTTCCGGTGTCCTGCGCAGCACGACGGCGCGCGTGGCAAATGGCTGCATCTACGTCGGAACGCGCTGTATCACCCGCTATGTCAATGTGACGACACCCGGCACCTCCGACACGGTGAGCGGCCGCACCGTGTCGAACGAGGCGGACCTCCAGCTCGTCAGGATCGGCCTCAATTACCGGTTCTAG